The Kogia breviceps isolate mKogBre1 chromosome 4, mKogBre1 haplotype 1, whole genome shotgun sequence genome window below encodes:
- the LOC131756077 gene encoding protein diaphanous homolog 1 has protein sequence MEPPGGGPGPGRGTRDKKKGRSPDELPSAGGDGGKSKKFTLKRLMADELERFTSMRIKKEKEKPNSAHRNSSASYGDDPTAQSLQDVSDEQVLVLFEQMLLDMNLNEEKQQPLREKDIIIKREMVSQYLHTSKAGMSQKESSRSAMMYIQELRSGLRDMPLLSCLESLRVSLNNNPVSWVQTFGAEGLASLLDILKRLHDEKEETAGSYDSRNKHEIIRCLKAFMNNKFGIKTMLETEEGILLLVRAMDPAVPNMMIDAAKLLSALCILPQPEDMNERVLEAMTERAEMDEVERFQPLLDGLKSGTSIALKVGCLQLINALITPAEELDFRVHIRSELMRLGLHQVLQDLREIENDDMRVQLNVFDEQGEEDSYDLKGRLDDIRMEMDDFSEVFQILLNTVKDSKAEQHFLSILQHLLLVRNDYEARPQYYKLIEECISQIVLHKNGADPDFKCRHLQIDIEGLIDQMIDKTKVEKSEAKATEMEKKLDSELTARHELQVEMKKMESDFEQKLQDLQGEKDALDSEKEKIATEKQNLEAEVSQLTGEVAKLSKELEDAKKEVASLSTAVTAAAPPSSATFPPAPPLPGDSGPVSPPSPPLPGEVSIASALPLPGGGAVPPPPPPPPPLPGGAYIPPPPPLPGGAFIPPPPPLPGGASIPPPPPLPGGASIPPPPPLPGGASIPPPPPLPGGASIPPPPPLPGVASIPPHLPLCLGVLASPHLLLPCLEDQECYLPLPLFLVESLHPLHFLEALVFLHLSLLEFLQPQFYHLD, from the exons ACTCTGAAGCGGCTCATGGCAGATGAG ctggAGAGATTTACCAGCATGAGAattaagaaggagaaagaaaagccgAATTCTGCTCATAGAAATTCTTCTGCATCATATGGGGATGATCCCACAGCACAGTCATTGCAGGATGTTTCAGATGAGCAAGTTCTAGTACTCTTTGAACAGATGCTG TTGGATATGAACCTGAACGAGGAAAAACAGCAACCTTTGAGGGAGAAGGACATTATCATCAAGAGAGAGATGGTGTCCCAGTACTTGCACACCTCCAAGGCT GGCATGAGTCAAAAGGAGAGCTCTAGGTCAGCCATGATGTACATTCAGGAGCTGAGGTCAGGCTTGCGGGATATGCCTCTGCTCAGCTGCCTGGAGTCCCTTCGTGTCTCCCTCAACAACAACCCTGTCAG TTGGGTGCAAACATTTGGTGCTGAGGGCCTGGCTTCCTTGTTGGACATCCTTAAACGACTTCATGATGAGAAAGAGGAGACTGCTGG AAGCTACGATAGCCGTAACAAACATGAGATCATCCGCTGCTTGAAAGCTTTTATGAACAACAAG TTTGGAATCAAGACCATGTTGGAGacagaagaaggaattctgctgCTGGTCAGAGCCATGGATCCTGCTGTTCCCAACATGATGATTGATGCAGCTAAGCTGCTTTCTGCTCTTTGTATCCTACCACAGCCAGAAGACAT GAATGAAAGAGTTTTGGAGGCGATGACAGAAAGAGCTGAAATGGATGAGGTGGAACGTTTTCAGCCACTGCTGGATGGATTAAAAAGTGGGACCTCCATTGCTCTCAAG gtGGGATGCCTACAGCTGATCAACGCTCTCATCACACCAGCTGAAGAACTTGACTTCCGAGTTCACATCCGAAGCGAACTGATGCGCTTGGGGCTGCATCAAGTGTTGCAG GACCTTCGAGAGATTGAAAATGATGATATGAGAGTGCAACTAAATGTGTTTGATGAACAAGGAGAAGAAGATTCCTATGACCTGAAGGGACGGCTGGATGACATTCGAATGGAGATGGA TGACTTCAGTGAAGTCTTCCAGATTCTCTTAAACACAGTGAAGGATTCAAAGGCAGAGCAACACTTCCTGTCCATCCTGCAGCACCTACTCTTAGTCCGAAATGACTATGAGGCCAG ACCGCAGTACTATAAGTTGATTGAAGAATGTATTTCTCAGATAGTTCTGCACAAGAATGGGGCTGATCCTGACTTCAAGTGCCGGCACCTTCAGATTGATATTGAGGGACTGATTG ATCAAATGATTGATAAAACAAAGGTGGAGAAATCTGAAGCCAAAGCTACAGAGATGGAAAAAAAG CTGGACTCAGAGTTAACAGCCCGACATGAGCTACAggtggaaatgaaaaagatggaAAGTGACTTTGAGCAGAAGCTCCAGGATCTTCAGGGAGAAAAGGATGCATTGgattctgaaaaggaaaaaattgccacagagaaacagaacctgGAAGCAGAAGTGTCTCAGCTCACAGGAGAG GTTGCCAAGCTGTCCAAGGAACTGGAAGATGCCAAGAAAGAAGTGGCTTCACTCTCCACTGCAGTTACTGCTGCAGCCCCTCCTAGCAGTGCTACTTTTCCCCCTGCCCCTCCTTTACCTGGTGACTCTGGGCCTGTCAGTCCCCCCTCACCCCCTTTACCAGGAGAGGTTAGCATAGCCTCCGCACTCCCTCTTCCTGGGGGTGGGGCCGttcctcctccaccacctcctcctcctcctctgcctggggGTGCctacatccccccaccccctcctctgcctggggGTGCCTTCATCCCTCCACCTCCCCCTTTGCCTGGGGGTgcctccatccccccaccccctcctctgcctgggggtgcctccatccccccaccccctcctctgcctgggggtgcctccatccccccaccccctcctctgcctgggggtgcctccatccccccaccccctcctctgcctggggttgcctccatcccccc CCACCTCCCCCTATGCCTGGGGGTGTTGgcatccccccacctcctcctcccttgCCTGGAGGACCAGGAATgctacctccccctccccctcttcctggtggaatccctccaccccctccattTCCTGGAGGCCCTGGTATTCCTCCACCTCTCCCTTTTGGAGTTCCTGCAGCCCCAGTTCTACCATTTGGATTAA